The Amycolatopsis sp. DG1A-15b genome window below encodes:
- a CDS encoding AMP-binding protein: MSWYDAKPWLASYDERVRAAGPAKPTTLPESFRRAVDHVPDRAAIAYFDARLTYREVDELSDGVARYLAAHGFARGDRLALVLQNIPQFVIALLGAWKAGGIVVPVNPMYRERELTHVFTDAGVKAVVCSQRGWNAYIGETAAAGGVGIALTTSELEFQTRDDERVLAKVEKEETPGATELLEAAATPGPKPPEPGFSLDDTALISYTSGTSGTPKGATNTHGNIGTNAAGLGSFSGLPAGSTLFGLAPLFHITGMVCELGSAIDIEGTLALAYRFEPGVVLDAFLEHQPSYTVGPSTAYMALMAHPSFSREHFASFALLYSGGAALPPAVVEAFRAKTGHYIHNGYGLTETTAGCVVVPGTLEAPIDPESGTISIGLPVPDTIVRILGENGEELPPGQAGEIAVEGPMVVSGYWNRPDATAEALPGGRLLTGDIGFMDERGWVYVVDRKKDMINASGFKVWPREVEDVLYTHPAVREAAVVGIADPYRGETVKAYVSPAPGATPDPAELVAWCQERLAAYKYPRTVEVLDELPKTTSGKILRRELRARG; encoded by the coding sequence ATGAGCTGGTACGACGCGAAGCCTTGGCTCGCGAGCTACGACGAACGGGTGCGGGCCGCGGGGCCGGCGAAGCCGACGACGTTGCCCGAGTCGTTCCGCCGGGCCGTGGACCACGTCCCGGACCGGGCCGCGATCGCGTACTTCGACGCGCGGCTGACCTACCGCGAGGTCGACGAGCTCTCCGACGGCGTCGCGCGGTACCTGGCGGCCCACGGCTTCGCCCGCGGCGACCGGCTCGCCCTGGTGCTGCAGAACATCCCGCAGTTCGTCATCGCCCTGCTCGGCGCCTGGAAGGCCGGCGGGATCGTCGTGCCGGTCAACCCGATGTACCGCGAACGCGAGCTCACCCACGTGTTCACCGACGCCGGCGTCAAGGCGGTCGTCTGCTCGCAGCGCGGCTGGAACGCCTACATCGGCGAGACCGCGGCCGCGGGCGGCGTCGGCATCGCGCTCACCACCAGCGAACTCGAGTTCCAGACCCGCGACGACGAGCGCGTCCTGGCCAAGGTGGAAAAGGAGGAGACACCGGGCGCGACCGAGCTCCTCGAAGCCGCGGCGACACCGGGCCCGAAGCCGCCGGAACCCGGCTTCTCCCTCGACGACACCGCGCTGATCAGCTACACCTCCGGCACCAGCGGCACGCCGAAGGGCGCCACCAACACCCACGGCAACATCGGCACCAACGCCGCCGGCCTCGGCTCGTTCAGCGGCTTGCCCGCCGGGTCGACGCTCTTCGGGCTCGCGCCGCTGTTCCACATCACCGGCATGGTCTGCGAGCTCGGCTCCGCGATCGACATCGAGGGCACCCTGGCGCTGGCCTACCGCTTCGAGCCCGGGGTCGTGCTCGACGCGTTCCTCGAGCACCAGCCGTCGTACACGGTCGGGCCGTCCACGGCCTACATGGCGCTGATGGCGCACCCGTCGTTCAGCCGGGAGCACTTCGCCTCGTTCGCGCTGCTGTACTCCGGCGGCGCCGCGCTGCCGCCCGCCGTCGTCGAAGCCTTCCGGGCGAAGACCGGGCACTACATCCACAACGGCTACGGCCTCACCGAGACGACGGCGGGCTGCGTCGTCGTCCCCGGCACCCTCGAGGCGCCGATCGACCCGGAATCCGGGACCATCTCGATCGGCCTGCCGGTGCCGGACACGATCGTCCGGATCCTCGGCGAGAACGGCGAGGAACTGCCGCCCGGCCAGGCGGGCGAGATCGCCGTCGAGGGCCCGATGGTCGTCTCGGGCTACTGGAACCGGCCGGACGCCACCGCTGAGGCCCTGCCCGGCGGGCGGCTGCTCACCGGCGACATCGGTTTCATGGACGAGCGCGGCTGGGTCTACGTCGTCGACCGCAAGAAGGACATGATCAACGCGTCCGGCTTCAAGGTCTGGCCGCGCGAGGTCGAGGACGTGCTGTACACGCACCCGGCGGTCCGCGAGGCCGCCGTCGTCGGGATCGCCGACCCCTACCGCGGCGAGACGGTCAAGGCGTACGTCAGCCCGGCGCCCGGGGCGACCCCCGATCCCGCGGAGCTGGTCGCCTGGTGCCAGGAACGGCTCGCCGCCTACAAGTACCCGCGCACCGTCGAAGTCCTCGACGAGCTGCCGAAGACCACGAGCGGCAAGATCCTGCGCCGCGAGCTGCGGGCCCGGGGGTAG
- a CDS encoding phosphotriesterase-related protein yields the protein MIETVRGAIAPEALGRVLMHEHLFVLSPEFAENYPEHEGFREDEHVPEAIRRLKELKEAGIDTIVDPTVIGLGRYIPRVQRVAAEVDVNIVVATGLYTYNDVPHYLHFRGPGTLLQGEDPLIAMFVGDLREGIAGTGVKAGLLKCATDEPGVTPGVERVLRAVAKAHVETGAPIMTHTHAGTRRGLEQQEIFAAEGVDLTRVLIGHSGDSTDLGYLTELADAGSLLGMDRFGLDLLLPFEERVNTVAALCERGYAGSMVLSHDASCYIDWLPAAQLPTIAPNWHYLHITRDVLPALRERGVSEPDITTMLVDNPRRFLSWRYPDAS from the coding sequence GTGATCGAAACGGTTCGCGGCGCGATCGCGCCGGAAGCGCTGGGCCGGGTGCTGATGCACGAGCACCTCTTCGTGCTCAGCCCCGAATTCGCCGAGAACTACCCGGAGCACGAAGGGTTCCGCGAGGACGAGCACGTCCCCGAAGCGATCCGGCGCCTGAAGGAGCTGAAAGAAGCCGGGATCGACACGATCGTCGACCCGACGGTGATCGGGCTCGGCCGCTACATCCCGCGCGTGCAGCGCGTCGCCGCCGAGGTCGACGTCAACATCGTCGTCGCGACCGGGCTCTACACCTACAACGACGTGCCCCACTACCTGCACTTCCGCGGGCCCGGCACGCTGCTGCAGGGCGAGGACCCGCTGATCGCGATGTTCGTCGGGGACCTCCGCGAAGGCATCGCGGGCACCGGCGTCAAGGCGGGCCTGCTCAAGTGCGCGACCGACGAGCCGGGGGTGACGCCGGGCGTCGAACGCGTGCTGCGCGCGGTGGCGAAGGCGCACGTCGAGACGGGCGCGCCGATCATGACCCACACGCACGCGGGCACGCGGCGCGGGCTGGAGCAGCAGGAGATCTTCGCGGCCGAAGGCGTCGACCTCACCCGGGTGCTGATCGGGCATTCGGGCGATTCGACGGACCTGGGGTACCTCACCGAGCTCGCCGACGCCGGCTCGCTGCTCGGGATGGACCGGTTCGGCCTGGACCTGCTGCTGCCGTTCGAGGAGCGGGTTAACACGGTCGCGGCGCTGTGCGAACGCGGGTACGCGGGCAGCATGGTGCTCTCGCACGACGCGTCCTGCTACATCGATTGGCTGCCCGCCGCGCAGCTGCCCACGATCGCGCCGAACTGGCACTACCTGCACATCACCCGGGACGTCCTGCCGGCGCTGCGGGAACGCGGGGTGTCCGAACCGGACATCACGACGATGCTCGTGGACAACCCGCGGCGGTTTCTGTCGTGGCGTTATCCTGATGCGTCCTGA
- a CDS encoding TetR/AcrR family transcriptional regulator: MTRANTRKPGEATGDDQAAVPRRLLEHATKLFAKKGFDRTSVQEIVEAAGVTKGAMYHYFGSKDDLLYEIYARVLREQTRQLESVASSDAPLRERLAAAASDVVVSSIDNLDDNTIFLQSMHQLSPDKQKAVRAERRKYHERFRGLIEEGQASGEFRTDKPADVVVDFFFGSVHHLGSWYRRSGSLTARQIGDHYADLLLDALRPPG; the protein is encoded by the coding sequence GTGACCCGAGCAAACACCCGCAAGCCGGGCGAGGCCACCGGCGACGACCAGGCCGCCGTGCCCCGGCGGCTGCTGGAACACGCCACGAAGCTGTTCGCCAAGAAGGGCTTCGACCGCACGTCCGTCCAGGAGATCGTCGAGGCGGCGGGCGTCACCAAGGGCGCGATGTACCACTACTTCGGCTCGAAGGACGACCTGCTCTACGAGATCTACGCGCGCGTCCTGCGTGAGCAGACCCGCCAGCTGGAGAGCGTGGCCTCGTCGGACGCGCCGCTGCGGGAGCGGCTGGCGGCCGCGGCGTCCGACGTCGTGGTGTCCAGCATCGACAACCTCGACGACAACACGATCTTCCTGCAGTCGATGCACCAGCTGTCCCCGGACAAGCAGAAGGCGGTGCGGGCGGAGCGGCGCAAGTACCACGAGCGGTTCCGCGGGCTGATCGAGGAGGGCCAGGCCTCGGGCGAGTTCCGCACGGACAAGCCGGCCGACGTGGTGGTGGACTTCTTCTTCGGGTCCGTGCACCACCTGGGGTCGTGGTACCGCCGGAGCGGCTCGCTGACGGCCCGCCAGATCGGCGACCACTACGCGGACCTGCTGCTCGACGCCCTGCGGCCGCCTGGTTAG
- a CDS encoding alpha/beta hydrolase: METAVASADAGALERLTVSIGGHHHSALAAGPASGELVLLLHGWPEFADSWTEQLHALGEAGYRALAVDQRGYAAGARPEGVEHYTLDHLVGDALAFAGSQGADRFHLVARDWGGMVAWALAAAHPDRLRSLTVLSTPHPSALQRAVATDDGQFHDLGYIRFFRRAVGKAENFLLRDEAAQLRAVYNRRIPKAIVEGTVTRLSEPGALTATLNWYRGATNDEFDIPAGRIEVPTLYLWGREDPYLSQSAAEQTVHHIDAEYRFQIIEGASQWMAMEVPDEVSALLLDHLQRH; the protein is encoded by the coding sequence ATGGAAACAGCCGTCGCGTCGGCCGACGCCGGTGCGCTGGAACGATTGACCGTCAGCATCGGCGGTCACCACCACAGCGCGCTCGCGGCCGGGCCCGCCTCGGGTGAGCTCGTCCTGCTGCTGCACGGCTGGCCCGAGTTCGCCGACTCCTGGACCGAGCAGCTCCACGCCCTCGGCGAGGCCGGCTACCGCGCGCTGGCCGTCGACCAGCGCGGCTACGCGGCGGGCGCGCGCCCCGAAGGCGTCGAGCACTACACGCTCGACCACCTGGTCGGCGACGCCCTCGCGTTCGCCGGCAGCCAGGGAGCGGACCGCTTCCACCTGGTCGCCCGCGACTGGGGCGGCATGGTGGCCTGGGCCCTCGCCGCGGCCCACCCGGACCGCCTCCGGTCCCTGACGGTGCTCTCGACGCCCCACCCGTCCGCCCTCCAGCGCGCGGTGGCCACCGACGACGGCCAGTTCCACGACCTCGGCTACATCCGCTTCTTCCGGCGCGCGGTCGGCAAAGCCGAGAATTTCCTCTTACGCGACGAAGCCGCGCAATTACGGGCTGTTTACAACCGCCGCATTCCGAAAGCAATCGTCGAAGGCACGGTGACGCGCCTTTCGGAACCGGGCGCCCTGACGGCGACGTTGAATTGGTACCGCGGAGCCACGAACGACGAGTTCGACATCCCGGCGGGCCGCATCGAGGTCCCGACGCTGTACTTGTGGGGCCGCGAGGACCCGTACCTCAGCCAGAGCGCGGCCGAGCAGACGGTCCACCACATCGACGCGGAGTACCGCTTCCAGATCATCGAGGGCGCCAGCCAGTGGATGGCGATGGAGGTCCCGGACGAGGTGAGCGCGCTGCTGCTGGACCACCTCCAGCGGCACTAG
- a CDS encoding acyl-CoA dehydrogenase family protein produces MTDLLYSDVEEDLRASVRDLLKAKAGAEALLARVETAEPYDLKLWRTLADEVGVAGLAVPEELGGHGASAREVAVVAEELGRSVAPVPFLGSVVLATTALLHTADRDFVGRLAAGQAIGALAVPLSTAPGAGFPSSVTASADGTLTGRVGTVADASVADLLVVPAAGPDGPALYVVEASVATVSELVSFDLTRRVADVTLENAPATLVASGPEAAAALEQALLFGAGILASEQTGVAEWALTETVTYLKGRYQFGRPVGGFQSLKHRLANLYTDLVLARAAARNAADALATGTDVPIAVAVAQARNAPIAVRATEEAIQLHGGIGMTWEHPAHLYLKRAKADELALGTPGRHRARLADLVDLPA; encoded by the coding sequence ATGACCGACCTGCTCTATTCCGACGTCGAGGAAGACCTGCGGGCTTCGGTCCGCGACCTGCTCAAGGCCAAGGCCGGCGCCGAAGCGCTGCTGGCGCGCGTGGAGACGGCCGAGCCGTACGACCTGAAGCTGTGGCGCACGCTGGCCGACGAGGTCGGTGTGGCCGGGCTGGCGGTGCCGGAGGAGCTGGGCGGGCACGGCGCGTCGGCCCGCGAAGTCGCCGTCGTGGCCGAGGAGCTGGGCCGCAGTGTCGCGCCCGTGCCGTTCCTCGGCAGCGTCGTGCTGGCGACGACGGCGCTGCTGCACACGGCCGACCGCGACTTCGTCGGCCGGCTCGCGGCGGGCCAGGCGATCGGCGCGCTGGCGGTGCCGCTGTCGACGGCGCCGGGCGCGGGCTTCCCGTCGTCGGTGACGGCGTCCGCGGACGGCACGTTGACCGGGCGCGTGGGCACGGTCGCCGACGCGTCGGTGGCCGACCTGCTGGTCGTCCCGGCCGCGGGCCCGGACGGCCCCGCGCTGTACGTGGTCGAGGCCTCGGTGGCGACGGTGTCGGAGCTGGTGTCGTTCGACCTGACGCGGCGCGTGGCCGACGTGACACTGGAAAACGCCCCGGCCACGCTGGTCGCCTCGGGGCCGGAAGCCGCCGCGGCGCTGGAGCAGGCGCTGCTGTTCGGCGCGGGCATCCTCGCGTCGGAGCAGACGGGCGTCGCCGAGTGGGCGCTCACCGAGACGGTGACCTACCTCAAGGGCCGGTACCAGTTCGGCCGCCCGGTGGGCGGGTTCCAGTCGCTCAAGCACCGGCTGGCGAACCTGTACACGGATCTGGTGCTCGCCCGCGCGGCGGCCCGCAACGCGGCGGACGCGCTGGCCACGGGCACCGACGTGCCGATCGCGGTGGCCGTGGCGCAGGCCCGCAACGCCCCGATCGCCGTCCGGGCGACGGAGGAGGCGATCCAGCTGCACGGCGGCATCGGGATGACGTGGGAGCACCCGGCGCACCTGTACCTCAAGCGCGCCAAGGCGGACGAGCTCGCCCTCGGCACCCCGGGCCGGCACCGGGCCCGGCTGGCGGACCTGGTCGACCTGCCCGCGTGA
- a CDS encoding acyl-CoA dehydrogenase family protein — translation MTVTAEDLTRQATEFLAAHDPKSADPLEFLQARFDAGLAWIHFPAGLGGQNAPRALQSVVDAVFTEAGAPDNNPRRIGIGLGMAAPTILAFGTPEQRERFLRPLWTGEEVWCQLFSEPGAGSDLAALGTRAVRDGDDWIVTGQKVWTSGAHESQWAILVTRTDPDVPKHQGMTYFLCDMTAPGVEVRPLRQITGEAEFNEVFLTDVRIPDTQRLGAVGEGWKVAQTTLMNERVAIGGHVQPREGGLIGIVAKTWRERPELRTPELRDRLVRHWVEAETLRLAGTRLRQQLTAGAPGPEGSAMKVAFSELNQALTGLEVELLGEEGLAYDDWTFRRPAIVDFTGREAGYRYLRAKGNSIEGGTSEVLRNIIAERVLGLPSEPRVDKDVAWKDLPR, via the coding sequence GTGACTGTCACCGCCGAAGACCTGACCCGCCAGGCGACGGAGTTCCTGGCCGCGCACGACCCGAAGTCGGCCGACCCGCTGGAGTTCCTGCAGGCCCGGTTCGACGCCGGGCTCGCCTGGATCCACTTCCCCGCCGGGCTCGGCGGGCAGAACGCGCCGCGCGCACTGCAGTCCGTTGTGGACGCGGTGTTCACCGAGGCGGGCGCGCCGGACAACAACCCGCGCCGGATCGGCATCGGCCTCGGCATGGCCGCGCCCACCATCCTCGCCTTCGGCACGCCGGAGCAGCGCGAGCGCTTCCTGCGTCCACTGTGGACCGGCGAGGAGGTGTGGTGCCAGCTGTTCAGCGAGCCGGGCGCCGGCTCCGACCTCGCCGCGCTCGGCACCCGCGCCGTCCGCGACGGTGACGACTGGATCGTCACCGGCCAGAAGGTGTGGACCTCCGGCGCGCACGAGTCGCAGTGGGCGATCCTGGTCACCCGCACCGACCCGGACGTGCCGAAGCACCAGGGCATGACGTACTTCCTGTGCGACATGACCGCCCCCGGCGTCGAGGTGCGGCCGCTGCGCCAGATCACCGGCGAGGCCGAGTTCAACGAGGTGTTCCTGACCGACGTCCGCATTCCGGACACCCAGCGCCTCGGCGCGGTCGGCGAGGGCTGGAAGGTCGCGCAGACCACGCTGATGAACGAGCGCGTCGCGATCGGCGGGCACGTCCAGCCGCGCGAAGGCGGCCTGATCGGGATCGTCGCGAAGACCTGGCGCGAGCGGCCCGAGCTGCGCACGCCGGAGCTGCGCGACCGGCTGGTCCGGCACTGGGTCGAGGCGGAAACCCTGCGGCTGGCGGGTACCCGGCTGCGCCAGCAGCTGACCGCGGGCGCGCCCGGGCCGGAGGGTTCGGCCATGAAGGTCGCCTTCTCCGAGCTGAACCAGGCGCTGACCGGCCTGGAGGTCGAGCTGCTCGGCGAGGAGGGCCTGGCCTACGACGACTGGACGTTCCGGCGGCCGGCGATCGTCGACTTCACCGGCCGCGAAGCCGGCTACCGCTACCTGCGCGCGAAGGGGAACTCCATCGAGGGCGGCACCTCGGAGGTCCTGCGCAACATCATCGCCGAGCGCGTGCTGGGGCTGCCCTCGGAGCCGCGCGTCGACAAGGACGTCGCCTGGAAGGACCTCCCCCGATGA
- a CDS encoding acyl-CoA dehydrogenase family protein, protein MDFAFDEKTEELRGKLLEFMDSHIYPAEPVFEQQLAERDDPWAIPPVVEELKAEARKRGLWNFFLPGEHGAGLTNLQYAPLAEITGRSIRLAPTAVNCAAPDTGNMEVLSMFGTEQQQKQWLEPLLNGEIRSAFAMTEPDVASSDARNIETAIRRDGDEYVVNGRKWYISGAMNPACKIFIVMGKTDPEAAPHKQQSMILVPRDAPGVTVKRGMHVFGYDDSDHGGHAEVLFEDVRVPVENLIAGEGDGFAIAQARLGPGRIHHCMRAIGMAERALELMCRRAISREAFGKPIAQQGVVQDWIAESRVKIEQQRLLVLKTAWLMDTVGNQGAHTEIQAIKISTPSTVEWILDKAVQVHGAGGVSQDFPLAAMWAGNRTLRLADGPDEVHKRSLARRELKKYLSEGAK, encoded by the coding sequence ATGGACTTCGCGTTCGACGAGAAGACCGAGGAGCTGCGCGGGAAGCTCCTCGAGTTCATGGACTCGCACATCTACCCCGCCGAGCCGGTGTTCGAACAGCAGCTCGCCGAGCGCGACGACCCGTGGGCCATCCCGCCGGTGGTCGAGGAACTCAAGGCCGAGGCCCGCAAGCGCGGCCTGTGGAACTTCTTCCTCCCCGGCGAGCACGGCGCGGGCCTGACGAACCTGCAGTACGCACCGCTGGCGGAGATCACCGGCCGCAGCATCCGGCTCGCGCCGACCGCGGTGAACTGCGCGGCCCCGGACACCGGGAACATGGAAGTGCTCTCGATGTTCGGGACCGAGCAGCAGCAGAAGCAGTGGCTGGAACCGTTGCTGAACGGCGAAATCCGCTCCGCGTTCGCGATGACCGAGCCGGACGTCGCCTCCTCCGACGCCCGCAACATCGAGACCGCGATCCGGCGCGACGGCGACGAGTACGTCGTCAACGGCCGCAAGTGGTACATCTCCGGCGCGATGAACCCCGCGTGCAAGATCTTCATCGTGATGGGCAAGACCGATCCCGAAGCCGCGCCGCACAAGCAGCAGAGCATGATCCTGGTCCCCCGCGACGCACCGGGCGTCACGGTCAAGCGCGGCATGCACGTCTTCGGCTACGACGACAGCGATCACGGCGGGCACGCCGAGGTGCTCTTCGAGGACGTCCGCGTGCCGGTCGAGAACCTCATCGCCGGCGAGGGCGACGGGTTCGCCATCGCCCAGGCCCGGCTCGGCCCGGGCCGCATCCACCACTGCATGCGCGCCATCGGCATGGCCGAGCGCGCGCTGGAGCTCATGTGCCGCCGTGCGATCTCTCGCGAGGCGTTCGGCAAGCCGATCGCCCAGCAGGGTGTGGTGCAGGACTGGATCGCCGAATCGCGGGTCAAGATCGAGCAGCAGCGCCTGCTCGTGCTCAAGACCGCGTGGCTGATGGACACCGTCGGCAACCAGGGCGCGCACACCGAGATCCAGGCCATCAAGATCTCCACCCCGAGCACCGTCGAGTGGATCCTCGACAAGGCCGTGCAGGTGCACGGCGCGGGCGGGGTCAGCCAGGACTTCCCGCTGGCGGCCATGTGGGCCGGGAACCGCACGCTGCGCCTGGCCGACGGGCCGGACGAGGTCCACAAGCGCTCGCTGGCCCGGCGCGAACTGAAGAAGTACCTCTCGGAGGGCGCGAAGTGA
- a CDS encoding phosphotransferase family protein: protein MSRTDPPGLDLGRLRAHLDAQRPGLAAGELTADVVEGGRSNLTYVVGDGRSRWVVRRPPLGHVLPTAHDMSREFRVISGLRDTAVPVPEALLLCEDPDVIGAPFYVMSFVEGTPYRTADELTELGGQRTRAMADALVGTLVDLHAVDPAAVGLGDFGRPEGFLERQLRRWKKQLDASRSRDLPGIDALHDRLATAVPVSGEPSIVHGDYRLDNVLVDKNDKISAVLDWEMSTLGDPLTDLALLVAYAERDKVSLPFVSNASSAPGYPGTDEVVARYAELSGRDVSQLDWYVSFAFFKLAVILEGIYYRFSKGQTVGAGFEGVGAGVAPLIAHGNEILKEEK from the coding sequence ATGAGCCGCACCGACCCGCCGGGTCTCGATCTGGGCCGGCTGCGCGCCCACCTGGACGCGCAGCGGCCCGGCCTGGCCGCCGGGGAGCTGACCGCGGACGTCGTGGAGGGCGGCCGGTCGAACCTCACCTACGTGGTGGGCGACGGCCGGTCGCGCTGGGTGGTGCGCCGCCCGCCGCTCGGGCACGTGCTGCCCACCGCGCACGACATGAGCCGCGAGTTCCGGGTGATCTCCGGCCTGCGCGACACCGCCGTGCCGGTGCCCGAAGCACTGCTGCTCTGCGAGGACCCCGACGTCATCGGGGCGCCCTTCTACGTGATGAGCTTCGTCGAAGGCACGCCCTACCGGACCGCGGACGAGCTGACCGAGCTCGGCGGACAACGCACCCGGGCGATGGCCGACGCGCTGGTCGGCACGCTCGTCGACCTGCACGCGGTGGACCCGGCCGCCGTCGGGCTGGGTGACTTCGGCCGGCCCGAGGGCTTCCTGGAACGACAGCTGCGGCGGTGGAAGAAGCAGCTGGACGCCTCCCGCAGCCGCGACCTCCCGGGCATCGACGCACTGCACGACCGGCTCGCGACGGCGGTGCCGGTGTCCGGCGAGCCGTCGATCGTCCACGGCGACTACCGCCTCGACAACGTCCTCGTCGACAAGAACGACAAGATCTCGGCGGTGCTCGACTGGGAGATGTCCACGCTGGGCGACCCGCTGACCGACCTCGCGCTGCTGGTGGCCTACGCCGAGCGCGACAAGGTGTCGCTGCCGTTCGTGTCCAACGCCAGCTCGGCGCCGGGCTACCCGGGCACCGACGAGGTCGTCGCCCGCTACGCCGAGCTGTCCGGCCGGGACGTCTCGCAGCTGGACTGGTACGTCAGCTTCGCGTTCTTCAAGCTGGCCGTGATCCTGGAAGGCATCTACTACCGCTTCAGCAAGGGCCAGACGGTCGGGGCGGGCTTCGAAGGCGTCGGCGCCGGGGTCGCGCCGCTCATCGCGCACGGCAACGAGATTCTCAAAGAGGAGAAGTAA
- a CDS encoding MaoC family dehydratase has translation MRVFGNLDEFAAAAGEHLGYSEWLTITQERVNQFADATDDHQWIHVDEPMAAAGPFGGTIAHGFLTLSLLSAFGPKIYRVDGIRMGINYGLNKVRFPQPVKVGSKVRAGAELVEITDIPGGKQAVSKWTVEIDGEAKPACVAEWVTRFLA, from the coding sequence ATGCGCGTATTCGGCAACCTCGACGAGTTCGCCGCCGCAGCCGGCGAGCACCTCGGGTACAGCGAGTGGCTGACGATCACCCAGGAGCGCGTGAACCAGTTCGCCGACGCCACCGACGACCACCAGTGGATCCACGTCGACGAGCCGATGGCGGCCGCGGGCCCGTTCGGCGGCACCATCGCCCACGGCTTCCTGACGCTGTCGCTGCTGTCGGCGTTCGGCCCGAAGATCTACCGGGTCGACGGCATCAGGATGGGCATCAACTACGGCCTCAACAAGGTCCGCTTCCCGCAGCCGGTGAAGGTCGGCTCGAAGGTGCGGGCCGGGGCGGAGCTGGTGGAGATCACCGACATCCCGGGCGGCAAGCAGGCGGTCTCCAAGTGGACCGTCGAAATCGACGGCGAAGCGAAGCCCGCTTGCGTCGCCGAATGGGTGACGCGTTTCCTCGCGTGA
- the fabG gene encoding 3-oxoacyl-ACP reductase FabG gives MTDSPSRVAVVTGAGRGIGAAVAARLADDGFAVGLLDLDEAGVKQGAEAIVARGGKAVGVALDVSDAAQVEAAVGRVADELGPPVVLVNNAGITRDNLIFKMTEQEWDSVLDVHLKGSFLMTRAVQKHMTEQKYGRIVNLSSTSALGNRGQVNYSAAKAGMQGFAKTLAIELGKFNVTANAIAPGFIATDMTAATAERLGMSFEDFKAAAASQIPVQRVGTPEDIANLASYLVSEGAGFVSGQVIYVAGGPKD, from the coding sequence GTGACCGATTCCCCTTCCCGTGTCGCCGTGGTCACCGGTGCCGGCCGCGGCATCGGCGCCGCCGTGGCGGCCCGGCTGGCCGATGACGGGTTCGCCGTCGGGCTGCTGGACCTGGACGAGGCCGGTGTCAAGCAGGGCGCCGAGGCCATCGTCGCCCGGGGCGGCAAGGCCGTCGGGGTGGCCCTCGACGTCAGTGACGCCGCGCAGGTCGAGGCCGCCGTCGGCCGCGTCGCCGACGAGCTCGGGCCGCCGGTCGTGCTGGTCAACAACGCCGGCATCACCCGGGACAACCTGATCTTCAAGATGACCGAGCAGGAGTGGGACTCCGTGCTCGACGTGCACCTCAAGGGCTCCTTCCTGATGACCCGCGCGGTGCAGAAGCACATGACCGAGCAGAAGTACGGCCGGATCGTCAACCTGTCGAGCACCTCGGCGCTGGGCAACCGCGGGCAGGTCAACTACTCCGCCGCGAAGGCCGGCATGCAGGGCTTCGCCAAGACCCTCGCCATCGAGCTGGGCAAGTTCAACGTCACCGCCAACGCGATCGCGCCCGGCTTCATCGCCACCGACATGACCGCGGCGACCGCCGAGCGGCTCGGCATGAGCTTCGAGGACTTCAAGGCCGCGGCCGCGTCGCAGATCCCGGTGCAGCGCGTCGGCACGCCCGAGGACATCGCCAACCTGGCGTCCTACCTGGTCAGCGAGGGTGCCGGGTTCGTCTCGGGTCAGGTCATCTACGTCGCCGGCGGACCGAAGGACTGA